One Solanum pennellii chromosome 9, SPENNV200 DNA segment encodes these proteins:
- the LOC107031349 gene encoding cellulose synthase A catalytic subunit 4 [UDP-forming] isoform X1 translates to MALGRSHSRSELHVFHTGDDQRPPTETSKEFVVSLKKICKICRDEIEVKENGEVFVACGECGFPVCRPCYEYERSEGNQACPQCHTRYKRHKGCPRVVGDDEDDIHDDFEQEFQIKNHHTSPNHHQSENGEYNHNTNGAAAFNQSVIGSVAGKELEDEHKESYGDAEWKERVEKWKNRQEKRGLVNNGGNDQPDEDDDYLLAEARQPLWRKIPLPSSLISPYRIVIILRLVILGFFFHFRILTPAYDAYPLWIISVICEIWFALSWILDQFPKWSPINRETYLDRLTLRFERDGEPNRLAPVDVFVSTVDPLKEPPIITANTVLSILAVDYPVEKVSCYVSDDGASMLLFDSLAETAEFARRWVPFCKKYSVEPRAPDFYFNEKIDYLKDKVQPTFVKDRRAMKREYEEFKVRINALVAKAQKKPEEGWVMQDGTPWPGNNTRDHPGMIQVYLGSEGALDIEGKELPRLVYVSREKRPGYQHHKKAGAMNALVRVAAVLTNAPFMLNLDCDHYLNNSKAVREAMCFLMDPQIGKKLCYVQFPQRFDGIDRHDRYANRNVVFFDINMKGLDGIQGPVYVGTGTVFNRQALYGYDPPVSEKRQKMTCDCWPSCCCCGSRKSKSKSKSKKKSIKALLGLGGLYNKKKKTMNGKNYTRKSSGPVFDLEEIEEGLEGYDELEKSSLMSQKNFEKRFGQSPVFIASTLKEDGGLPEGTNPTTLIKEAIHVISCGYEEKTDWGKEIGWIYGSVTEDILTGFKMHCRGWRSVYCCPKRAAFKGSAPINLSDRLHQVLRWALGSVEIFMSRHCPLWYAWGGKLKWLERLAYINTIVYPFTSIALLAYCTLPAVCLLTGKFIVPTLNNFASIWFMALFISIIATSVLELRWSGVSIEAWWRNEQFWVIGGVSAHLFAVFQGLLKVLAGVDTNFTVTSKAADDAEFGELYLFKWTTLLIPPTTLIILNMVGVVAGVSDAINNGYGSWGPLFGKLFFAFWVIVHLYPFLKGLMGRQNRTPTIVVLWSILLASIFSLVWVRIDPFLPKQKGPILKQCGVEC, encoded by the exons ATGGCTCTTGGTCGTTCACATTCTAGGAGTGAACTTCATGTTTTTCATACGGGAGACGAC cAACGACCTCCAACAGAAACGTCGAAAGAGTTTGTCGTTTCGTTGAAGAAGATATGCAAGATTTGTAGAGATGAGATTGAAGTTAAGGAAAATGGAGAGGTATTTGTTGCTTGTGGGGAGTGTGGATTTCCAGTTTGCAGgccatgttatgaatatgaaagaagtgaaggcAATCAAGCTTGTCCTCAGTGTCATACTCGATATAAACGTCATAAAG GGTGTCCTAGAGTTGTAggtgatgatgaagatgatattCATGATGATTTTGAACAAGAATTTCAGATCAAGAATCATCACACTTCTCCCAACCACCACCAATCG GAGAATGGAGAGTATAATCATAACACCAATGGTGCTGCTGCTTTTAATCAATCAGTTATTGGAAGCG TTGCAGGGAAGGAATTGGAGGATGAGCACAAAGAAAGTTATGGTGATGCAGAATGGAAGGAAAGAGTAGAGAAATGGAAGAATCGTCAAGAAAAGAGAGGTCTTGTTAATAATGGTGGAAATGATCAACCTGATGAAGATGATGACTATCT TTTGGCTGAGGCTCGGCAACCACTTTGGCGAAAAATTCCACTTCCATCAAGTCTAATCAGTCCATATCGGATTGTCATTATCCTCAGGCTTGTCATTCTTGGATTCTTTTTCCATTTCCGGATCTTAACACCAGCCTATGACGCATATCCATTATGGATTATCTCGGTTATATGTGAAATATGGTTTGCATTATCATGGATACTTGATCAGTTCCCCAAATGGTCACCCATAAACCGTGAAACTTATTTAGATCGATTGACATTGAGGTTTGAACGTGACGGCGAGCCTAATCGATTAGCCCCAGTGGATGTGTTTGTGAGTACTGTTGATCCTCTCAAGGAACCTCCTATTATCACTGCAAACACTGTTCTGTCAATCTTAGCTGTTGATTATCCTGTCGAGAAGGTTAGCTGTTATGTATCAGATGATGGTGCTTCTATGCTGTTGTTTGATTCATTAGCAGAAACTGCTGAATTTGCCAGGAGATGGGTGCCATTTTGTAAGAAATATAGTGTAGAGCCTAGAGCACCCGATTTCTACTTCAACGAAAAGATAGATTACTTGAAAGATAAAGTTCAGCCTACCTTTGTCAAGGATCGCAGGGCCATGAAG AGAGAATATGAAGAATTCAAAGTAAGAATTAATGCATTAGTTGCAAAAGCTCAGAAAAAACCAGAAGAAGGATGGGTAATGCAAGATGGAACTCCATGGCCGGGTAACAACACCAGAGATCATCCTGGTATGATTCAAGTTTATCTTGGTAGTGAAGGAGCACTTGACATTGAAGGTAAGGAGCTACCCCGCCTTGTCTATGTTTCTCGTGAGAAACGACCGGGCTATCAACACCACAAGAAAGCTGGTGCCATGAATGCTTTG GTTCGAGTAGCTGCAGTTCTGACCAATGCACCATTTATGTTGAACTTGGATTGTGATCACTACCTTAACAACAGCAAGGCAGTTAGGGAAGCCATGTGCTTTTTAATGGACCCACAAATTGGAAAGAAGCTTTGCTATGTTCAATTTCCCCAAAGATTTGATGGTATTGATCGCCACGATCGATATGCCAATCGTAATGTTGTCTTTTTTGAT ATCAACATGAAAGGCCTGGATGGAATTCAAGGACCAGTTTATGTTGGAACAGGTACTGTCTTTAACAGGCAGGCGTTATACGGCTATGATCCACCTGTTTCTGAGAAGCGTCAAAAGATGACATGTGATTGCTGGCCCAGTTGCTGTTGTTGTGGTTCAAgaaagtccaagtccaagtccaagtccaagaaGAAGAGCATCAAGGCCTTACTTGGACTCGGAGGACTAtacaacaagaaaaagaaaacaatgaatGGAAAGAACTACACTAGGAAGTCATCTGGACCTGTCTTTGATCTTGAGGAAATTGAAGAAGGCCTTGAAGGATATGATGAGCTTGAGAAGTCATCTCTCATGTCACAAAAGAACTTTGAGAAACGATTCGGGCAGTCCCCCGTTTTCATAGCTTCCACACTTAAGGAAGATGGTGGGCTTCCTGAAGGGACAAACCCAACAACACTCATAAAAGAAGCTATTCATGTTATTAGCTGTGGGTATGAAGAGAAAACTGACTGGGGCAAAGAG ATTGGATGGATTTATGGTTCCGTCACCGAGGACATTTTGACTGGATTCAAGATGCATTGCAGAGGATGGAGATCGGTTTATTGCTGTCCTAAAAGAGCAGCTTTTAAGGGATCAGCTCCAATCAATCTATCAGATAGATTGCACCAAGTCCTGAGATGGGCTCTTGGTTCTGTTGAAATCTTCATGAGTCGCCATTGTCCCCTTTGGTATGCCTGGGGTGGAAAACTCAAATGGTTGGAAAGGCTAGCATACATTAACACCATTGTTTACCCATTCACTTCCATTGCTCTGCTAGCTTACTGCACCCTTCCAGCTGTATGCCTTCTTACTGGAAAATTTATCGTCCCCACA CTTAACAACTTTGCTAGCATTTGGTTCATGGCTCTCTTTATCTCCATCATAGCCACAAGTGTACTCGAGCTGCGATGGAGTGGAGTAAGCATTGAGGCCTGGTGGCGAAACGAGCAATTTTGGGTCATCGGTGGTGTTTCAGCACATTTGTTTGCAGTTTTCCAAGGCCTTCTTAAAGTTCTTGCTGGTGTAGACAcaaacttcactgtaacatcAAAAGCAGCTGATGACGCTGAATTTGGGGAGCTTTACCTCTTCAAATGGACCACACTTCTCATCCCACCAACCACTCTGATCATCTTGAATATGGTTGGTGTTGTAGCTGGTGTTTCGGATGCCATCAACAATGGTTATGGTTCATGGGGTCCTCTCTTCGGAAAGTTATTTTTCGCCTTTTGGGTTATTGTGCATCTCTATCCTTTCCTAAAGGGATTGATGGGCAGGCAGAACAGGACTCCCACCATTGTGGTCCTCTGGTCAATTCTTCTTGCTTCAATCTTCTCACTCGTTTGGGTACGAATAGACCCATTCCTACCAAAGCAGAAGGGACCTATACTCAAGCAGTGTGGTGTGGAATGCTAA
- the LOC107031349 gene encoding cellulose synthase A catalytic subunit 4 [UDP-forming] isoform X2 — translation MALGRSHSRSELHVFHTGDDQRPPTETSKEFVVSLKKICKICRDEIEVKENGEVFVACGECGFPVCRPCYEYERSEGNQACPQCHTRYKRHKGCPRVVGDDEDDIHDDFEQEFQIKNHHTSPNHHQSENGEYNHNTNGAAAFNQSVIGSGKELEDEHKESYGDAEWKERVEKWKNRQEKRGLVNNGGNDQPDEDDDYLLAEARQPLWRKIPLPSSLISPYRIVIILRLVILGFFFHFRILTPAYDAYPLWIISVICEIWFALSWILDQFPKWSPINRETYLDRLTLRFERDGEPNRLAPVDVFVSTVDPLKEPPIITANTVLSILAVDYPVEKVSCYVSDDGASMLLFDSLAETAEFARRWVPFCKKYSVEPRAPDFYFNEKIDYLKDKVQPTFVKDRRAMKREYEEFKVRINALVAKAQKKPEEGWVMQDGTPWPGNNTRDHPGMIQVYLGSEGALDIEGKELPRLVYVSREKRPGYQHHKKAGAMNALVRVAAVLTNAPFMLNLDCDHYLNNSKAVREAMCFLMDPQIGKKLCYVQFPQRFDGIDRHDRYANRNVVFFDINMKGLDGIQGPVYVGTGTVFNRQALYGYDPPVSEKRQKMTCDCWPSCCCCGSRKSKSKSKSKKKSIKALLGLGGLYNKKKKTMNGKNYTRKSSGPVFDLEEIEEGLEGYDELEKSSLMSQKNFEKRFGQSPVFIASTLKEDGGLPEGTNPTTLIKEAIHVISCGYEEKTDWGKEIGWIYGSVTEDILTGFKMHCRGWRSVYCCPKRAAFKGSAPINLSDRLHQVLRWALGSVEIFMSRHCPLWYAWGGKLKWLERLAYINTIVYPFTSIALLAYCTLPAVCLLTGKFIVPTLNNFASIWFMALFISIIATSVLELRWSGVSIEAWWRNEQFWVIGGVSAHLFAVFQGLLKVLAGVDTNFTVTSKAADDAEFGELYLFKWTTLLIPPTTLIILNMVGVVAGVSDAINNGYGSWGPLFGKLFFAFWVIVHLYPFLKGLMGRQNRTPTIVVLWSILLASIFSLVWVRIDPFLPKQKGPILKQCGVEC, via the exons ATGGCTCTTGGTCGTTCACATTCTAGGAGTGAACTTCATGTTTTTCATACGGGAGACGAC cAACGACCTCCAACAGAAACGTCGAAAGAGTTTGTCGTTTCGTTGAAGAAGATATGCAAGATTTGTAGAGATGAGATTGAAGTTAAGGAAAATGGAGAGGTATTTGTTGCTTGTGGGGAGTGTGGATTTCCAGTTTGCAGgccatgttatgaatatgaaagaagtgaaggcAATCAAGCTTGTCCTCAGTGTCATACTCGATATAAACGTCATAAAG GGTGTCCTAGAGTTGTAggtgatgatgaagatgatattCATGATGATTTTGAACAAGAATTTCAGATCAAGAATCATCACACTTCTCCCAACCACCACCAATCG GAGAATGGAGAGTATAATCATAACACCAATGGTGCTGCTGCTTTTAATCAATCAGTTATTGGAAGCG GGAAGGAATTGGAGGATGAGCACAAAGAAAGTTATGGTGATGCAGAATGGAAGGAAAGAGTAGAGAAATGGAAGAATCGTCAAGAAAAGAGAGGTCTTGTTAATAATGGTGGAAATGATCAACCTGATGAAGATGATGACTATCT TTTGGCTGAGGCTCGGCAACCACTTTGGCGAAAAATTCCACTTCCATCAAGTCTAATCAGTCCATATCGGATTGTCATTATCCTCAGGCTTGTCATTCTTGGATTCTTTTTCCATTTCCGGATCTTAACACCAGCCTATGACGCATATCCATTATGGATTATCTCGGTTATATGTGAAATATGGTTTGCATTATCATGGATACTTGATCAGTTCCCCAAATGGTCACCCATAAACCGTGAAACTTATTTAGATCGATTGACATTGAGGTTTGAACGTGACGGCGAGCCTAATCGATTAGCCCCAGTGGATGTGTTTGTGAGTACTGTTGATCCTCTCAAGGAACCTCCTATTATCACTGCAAACACTGTTCTGTCAATCTTAGCTGTTGATTATCCTGTCGAGAAGGTTAGCTGTTATGTATCAGATGATGGTGCTTCTATGCTGTTGTTTGATTCATTAGCAGAAACTGCTGAATTTGCCAGGAGATGGGTGCCATTTTGTAAGAAATATAGTGTAGAGCCTAGAGCACCCGATTTCTACTTCAACGAAAAGATAGATTACTTGAAAGATAAAGTTCAGCCTACCTTTGTCAAGGATCGCAGGGCCATGAAG AGAGAATATGAAGAATTCAAAGTAAGAATTAATGCATTAGTTGCAAAAGCTCAGAAAAAACCAGAAGAAGGATGGGTAATGCAAGATGGAACTCCATGGCCGGGTAACAACACCAGAGATCATCCTGGTATGATTCAAGTTTATCTTGGTAGTGAAGGAGCACTTGACATTGAAGGTAAGGAGCTACCCCGCCTTGTCTATGTTTCTCGTGAGAAACGACCGGGCTATCAACACCACAAGAAAGCTGGTGCCATGAATGCTTTG GTTCGAGTAGCTGCAGTTCTGACCAATGCACCATTTATGTTGAACTTGGATTGTGATCACTACCTTAACAACAGCAAGGCAGTTAGGGAAGCCATGTGCTTTTTAATGGACCCACAAATTGGAAAGAAGCTTTGCTATGTTCAATTTCCCCAAAGATTTGATGGTATTGATCGCCACGATCGATATGCCAATCGTAATGTTGTCTTTTTTGAT ATCAACATGAAAGGCCTGGATGGAATTCAAGGACCAGTTTATGTTGGAACAGGTACTGTCTTTAACAGGCAGGCGTTATACGGCTATGATCCACCTGTTTCTGAGAAGCGTCAAAAGATGACATGTGATTGCTGGCCCAGTTGCTGTTGTTGTGGTTCAAgaaagtccaagtccaagtccaagtccaagaaGAAGAGCATCAAGGCCTTACTTGGACTCGGAGGACTAtacaacaagaaaaagaaaacaatgaatGGAAAGAACTACACTAGGAAGTCATCTGGACCTGTCTTTGATCTTGAGGAAATTGAAGAAGGCCTTGAAGGATATGATGAGCTTGAGAAGTCATCTCTCATGTCACAAAAGAACTTTGAGAAACGATTCGGGCAGTCCCCCGTTTTCATAGCTTCCACACTTAAGGAAGATGGTGGGCTTCCTGAAGGGACAAACCCAACAACACTCATAAAAGAAGCTATTCATGTTATTAGCTGTGGGTATGAAGAGAAAACTGACTGGGGCAAAGAG ATTGGATGGATTTATGGTTCCGTCACCGAGGACATTTTGACTGGATTCAAGATGCATTGCAGAGGATGGAGATCGGTTTATTGCTGTCCTAAAAGAGCAGCTTTTAAGGGATCAGCTCCAATCAATCTATCAGATAGATTGCACCAAGTCCTGAGATGGGCTCTTGGTTCTGTTGAAATCTTCATGAGTCGCCATTGTCCCCTTTGGTATGCCTGGGGTGGAAAACTCAAATGGTTGGAAAGGCTAGCATACATTAACACCATTGTTTACCCATTCACTTCCATTGCTCTGCTAGCTTACTGCACCCTTCCAGCTGTATGCCTTCTTACTGGAAAATTTATCGTCCCCACA CTTAACAACTTTGCTAGCATTTGGTTCATGGCTCTCTTTATCTCCATCATAGCCACAAGTGTACTCGAGCTGCGATGGAGTGGAGTAAGCATTGAGGCCTGGTGGCGAAACGAGCAATTTTGGGTCATCGGTGGTGTTTCAGCACATTTGTTTGCAGTTTTCCAAGGCCTTCTTAAAGTTCTTGCTGGTGTAGACAcaaacttcactgtaacatcAAAAGCAGCTGATGACGCTGAATTTGGGGAGCTTTACCTCTTCAAATGGACCACACTTCTCATCCCACCAACCACTCTGATCATCTTGAATATGGTTGGTGTTGTAGCTGGTGTTTCGGATGCCATCAACAATGGTTATGGTTCATGGGGTCCTCTCTTCGGAAAGTTATTTTTCGCCTTTTGGGTTATTGTGCATCTCTATCCTTTCCTAAAGGGATTGATGGGCAGGCAGAACAGGACTCCCACCATTGTGGTCCTCTGGTCAATTCTTCTTGCTTCAATCTTCTCACTCGTTTGGGTACGAATAGACCCATTCCTACCAAAGCAGAAGGGACCTATACTCAAGCAGTGTGGTGTGGAATGCTAA